One genomic region from Pecten maximus chromosome 5, xPecMax1.1, whole genome shotgun sequence encodes:
- the LOC117326958 gene encoding uncharacterized protein LOC117326958, which produces MDIKLFLIFVVILSAMHQGPAAYRDLTCVEPEPGYIRRMFYYFSAREVERICPARADLLRRIGNEVFCNLLCVLITLLLGHAPSIRNSARERWTAMISSLREWRARPSKCRHCGTVPCQAKRRLLWMPSRSRKRNKANLSERSKVMLLFSYGLELSVQLTKELPQDGLYWKRKFCNPFEEKHMALFPLCIQRQINIWFPLPR; this is translated from the exons ATGGATATCAAGTTATTCTTGATATTTGTGGTAATACTGAGCGCCATGCACCAAGGTCCTGCTGCTTACCGAGACCTTACGTG TGTGGAGCCGGAACCAGGATATATCCGgagaatgttttattatttttccgCAAGAGAAGTTGAGAGAATTTGCCCAGCGCGAGCCGATCTGTTGCGG CGAATCGGGAACGAGGTATTCTGTAACCTCCTGTGCGTCCTTATAACCTTACTGCTCGGTCATGCGCCGTCGATCAGAAACAGTGCCAGAGAGAGATGGACAGCCATGATTTCCAGTTTACGAGAATGGAGAGCTC GTCCTTCCAAATGTCGCCACTGTGGGACGGTTCCCTGTCAGGCGAAACGAAGATTATTATGGATGCCCTCCAGATCCCGTAAGAGGAACAAGGCCAACCTCTCTGAGCGGTCAAAGGTCATGTTGTTGTTTAGCTATGGCCTCGAGTTGTCCGTACAGTTGACAAAAGAACTGCCCCAGGATGGCCTTTACTGGAAAAGAAAATTCTGCAATCCATTTGAGGAGAAACACATGGCTCTATTCCCACTGTGTATCCAGCGGCAAATCAACATCTGGTTCCCTCTCCCTCGCTAG